One window from the genome of Plasmodium berghei ANKA genome assembly, chromosome: 3 encodes:
- a CDS encoding pseudouridine synthase, putative: MLKFLFRKNTIKKFSTTKNGFNINNFVLYNGNDYMVIEKEYGMSTFGRNEKKKSVIKNLHLLNNENTNNFEIVYKLHSSIGGCLLICKNKFIKKHFYKNIFITLVYGKIKEKCNTHNEIKMYLKYIPNSNIMIPDCENSKNFQMLTYEVISNTIMLNKQNFSLLKIYINANNSKYIKPLLFYSLNTCIVGDNEYINVQKKLKFNSNFFYDFAEKKNKNYNLEYENKMLLKNLHKYNKELKLHLCCFNVTFESHCNKLISIFCQLPKHIKDTLDLFGASSLIKFFDTQIKNKKNFINVINEAVENSTIIEKEEIVKNKILQINKNINIEENNKFYDSMKDQNRLNEEFLKEIYEKNDINKRGGRKKPRRGILAKKTSKLTIYDAPIHFTDI; encoded by the exons atg ctaaaatttttattcagaaaaaatacgataaaaaaattttctaCAACAAAAAACGggtttaatataaataattt CGTTTTGTACAATGGAAACGATTATATGGTTATCGAAAAAGAATATGGAATGTCTACATTTGGGCgaaatgagaaaaaaaaaagtgtaataaaaaatttacatttattaaataatgaaaatacaaacaattttgaaattgtatataaattacaCAGTAGTATTGGAGGTTGCTTGttaatttgtaaaaataaatttattaaaaagcatttttataaaaatatatttataactttagtttatggaaaaataaaagaaaaatgtaACACacataatgaaataaaaatgtatttaaaatatattccaaattcaaatattatgataCCAGATTGtgaaaatagtaaaaattttcaaatgtTAACTTATGAAGTAATTAGTAACACAATTATGTtaaacaaacaaaattttagtttgttaaaaatatatataaatgcaaataattcaaaatatataaaacctttattattttactcATTGAATACATGCATAGTTGGtgataatgaatatataaatgtccaaaaaaaattaaaattcaactctaattttttttatgattttgctgaaaaaaaaaacaaaaattataaccttgaatatgaaaataaaatgttattaaaaaatttacataaatataataaagaattaaaaCTCCATCTTTGTTGTTTTAATGTTACATTTGAATCACAttgtaataaattaatttcaatattttGTCAACTTCCTAAACATATAAAAGACACATTAGATTTATTTGGAGCATCGAGTTtgattaaattttttgatacccaaataaaaaataaaaaaaattttattaatgttATAAATGAGGCAGTGGAAAATTCAACTattatagaaaaagaagaaattgtaaaaaataaaattctacaaattaataaaaatattaatatagaagaaaataataaattttatgattcTATGAAAGATCAAAATAGATTAAATGAAGAATTcttaaaagaaatatatgaaaaaaatgatattaataaaagagGAGGTCGAAAAAAACCGAGAAGGGGAATATTAGCAAAAAAAACTAGTAAACTAACTATTTATGATGCCCCTATTCATTTCACTGATAtttaa